One window of Triticum dicoccoides isolate Atlit2015 ecotype Zavitan chromosome 5A, WEW_v2.0, whole genome shotgun sequence genomic DNA carries:
- the LOC119301858 gene encoding tuliposide A-converting enzyme 2, chloroplastic-like: protein MDADADTVVFEAPAHFRFYKSGRIERLNRPPILPAGVDEATGVTSKDVVLDADSGLSVRLYLPKLQEPSTKLPVLVYFHGGSFLIESADSSTYHNYVNALAAAAGVLAVSVDYRLAPEHPLPAAYDDSWAALQWAASAQDEWIREHGDTARLFLAGDSAGANIVHDMLMRATSNDGSPRVEGAILLHPWFGGSKPVEGEHPAAPMVTGMLWSYACPGAVGGADDPRMNPLAPGAPALERLGCVRMLVTAGLADGLAARDRAYHDAVAGSAWGGTAAWHGSDGEGHVFFLEKPGCDNAKQLMDRVVAFIAGA from the coding sequence ATGGACGCCGACGCCGACACGGTGGTGTTCGAGGCACCGGCGCACTTCCGCTTCTACAAGAGCGGCAGGATAGAGCGCCTTAACCGGCCTCCCATCCTCCCCGCCGGAGTCGACGAGGCCACCGGCGTCACCTCCAAGGACGTCGTCCTCGACGCGGACTCCGGCCTCTCCGTGCGCCTCTACCTTCCCAAGCTCCAGGAACCCTCCACGAAGCTCCCGGTCCTCGTCTACTTCCACGGCGGCTCCTTCCTCatcgagtcggccgactcctccacgTACCACAACTACGTCAACGCCCTCGCCGCGGCGGCCGGCGTCCTCGCGGTGTCCGTCGACTACCGCCTGGCCCCGGAGCACCCGCTCCCCGCGGCCTACGACGACTCCTGGGCCGCGCTCCAGTGGGCGGCGTCGGCGCAGGACGAGTGGATCCGCGAGCACGGCGACACGGCCCGCCTGTTCCTCGCCGGCGACAGCGCGGGGGCCAACATCGTGCACGACATGCTCATGAGGGCGACCTCCAACGACGGCAGCCCGAGGGTCGAGGGCGCGATACTGCTGCACCCGTGGTTCGGCGGGAGCAAGCCGGTGGAGGGGGAGCACCCGGCCGCGCCCATGGTCACCGGGATGCTCTGGTCCTACGCGTGCCCGGGCGCGGTGGGCGGCGCGGACGACCCGAGGATGAACCCGCTGGCGCCGGGCGCGCCGGCGCTGGAGAGGCTCGGGTGCGTGAGGATGCTCGTGACCGCGGGGCTGGCGGACGGGCTCGCCGCGCGCGACCGCGCGTACCACGACGCCGTGGCCGGCAGCGCGTGGGGCGGCACCGCGGCCTGGCACGGGTCCGATGGGGAGGGCCACGTGTTCTTCCTCGAGAAGCCCGGGTGCGACAACGCCAAGCAGCTCATGGACCGCGTCGTCGCGTTCATAGCCGGCGCCTGA
- the LOC119301857 gene encoding tuliposide A-converting enzyme b1, amyloplastic-like has protein sequence MESGADEVVFDCDDYRIYRSGQMDRLCRPARVPTGLDPATGVTSKDVVLDYDTGLSVRLFLPTSRDPSKRLPILVFFHGGGFLVESAVSPQYHNYVASLAAAAGIVAVSVEYRLAPEHPVPDAYDDTWAALSWAASSQDEWLAEHGDSARLFLAGDSAGGNIVHNVLIRASFQPAPRVEGAILLHPWFGGNTFLEGEVEATAKDMAMIWEFACPGAVGGADDPRMNPMAPGAPGMENLRCERMLVCAGEKDWLAARDRAYYAAVTTSAWRGSVWRGGVAWFESEGEGHVFFLKKPDCAKAKELMARVVAFIAGT, from the coding sequence ATGGAGTCCGGCGCCGACGAAGTAGTGTTCGACTGCGATGACTACCGCATATACCGGAGCGGCCAGATGGACCGCCTCTGTCGCCCGGCTCGTGTGCCCACCGGCCTCGACCCGGCCACCGGCGTCACGTCCAAAGACGTGGTCCTTGACTACGACACCGGCCTGTCCGTccgcctcttcctccccaccagccGAGACCCCTCCAAGAGGCTCCCGATCCTCGTCTTCTTCCATGGCGGCGGCTTCCTCGTCGAGTCGGCCGTCTCCCCGCAGTACCACAACTACGTGGCGTCCCTCGCTGCCGCGGCCGGCATCGTCGCCGTCTCCGTCGAGTACCGCCTCGCGCCCGAGCATCCGGTGCCCGACGCCTACGACGACACCTGGGCCGCGCTATCGTGGGCCGCCTCGAGCCAGGACGAGTGGCTCGCCGAGCACGGCGACAGCGCGCGCCTCTTCCTGGCTGGCGACAGCGCCGGCGGCAACATAGTGCACAACGTCCTCATCAGAGCGTCGTTCCAGCCGGCGCCGAGAGTAGAAGGCGCGATTCTTCTGCATCCTTGGTTCGGAGGGAACACGTTCCTCGAAGGTGAGGTCGAGGCGACGGCCAAGGACATGGCCATGATCTGGGAGTTCGCGTGCCCCGGCGCGGTGGGCGGCGCGGACGACCCGAGGATGAACCCGATGGCGCCGGGCGCCCCGGGGATGGAGAATCTCCGGTGCGAGCGGATGCTCGTGTGCGCCGGCGAGAAGGACTGGCTGGCGGCCAGGGACCGAGCGTACTACGCGGCGGTGACCACCAGCGCGTGGCGCGGGAGCGTATGGCGTGGAGGCGTGGCGTGGTTCGAGTCGGAAGGCGAGGGGCACGTCTTCTTCCTCAAGAAGCCGGACTGTGCCAAGGCCAAGGAGCTCATGGCTCGCGTCGTGGCGTTCATCGCCGGCACCTGA
- the LOC119301856 gene encoding tuliposide A-converting enzyme b3, amyloplastic-like yields MDPDEEVEFDLSPFAIVYKSGRVQRSGLTSRKSPGTDATTGVTSKDVVIDAGTGLAARLFLPKSVPESQKLPVLVYFHGGAYVAESAFSARYTSYVNALVAAARVVAVSVEYRLAPEHPLPAGYDDAWATLCWTAANCGSAGLEPWLTHHGDPTRIIVAGNSSGGNMAHNVVMRAGKEGLRGGARVEGMVLLHPLFLGKAPVPSEGTDSTATAERNWRFVCAGNYGLDHPLSNPLVMPPEEWAVLGCRRALVTAAELDPSRDRARMYVEALRGSAWGGEEAVLYETEGEGHMYYFSKAARSNSVVPEKAAKEMAIVVSFIKRVTCTSPSDCNIRSTL; encoded by the coding sequence ATGGATCCGGACGAGGAGGTCGAATTCGATCTCTCCCCGTTCGCCATCGTGTACAAGAGCGGCCGCGTCCAACGCTCTGGTCTAACGTCGCGGAAGAGCCCCGGCACCGACGCCACCACCGGCGTCACCTCCAAGGACGTGGTCATCGACGCCGGCACAGGCCTCGCCGCGCGGCTCTTTCTCCCCAAGAGCGTCCCGGAGTCCCAGAAGCTCCCCGTCCTCGTCTACTTCCacggcggcgcttacgtcgccgagtCGGCCTTCTCCGCCAGGTACACCAGCTACGTCAACGCCCTTGTCGCCGCCGCCCGCGTCGTGGCCGTGTCGGTGGAGTACCGCCTCGCCCCGGAGCACCCGCTCCCCGCCGGCTACGACGACGCGTGGGCCACGCTCTGCTGGACAGCGGCGAACTGCGGCTCGGCGGGGCTGGAACCGTGGCTGACCCACCACGGCGACCCCACGCGCATCATCGTGGCCGGCAACAGCAGCGGCGGCAACATGGCGCACAACGTGGTGATGAGGGCCGGAAAGGAAGGGCTCCGGGGAGGCGCGCGGGTCGAAGGGATGGTGCTGCTTCATCCGCTGTTCTTGGGCAAGGCTCCGGTGCCGTCGGAAGGCACGGACTCCACGGCGACCGCCGAGAGGAACTGGCGGTTCGTCTGCGCGGGAAACTACGGGCTCGACCACCCGCTCTCCAACCCGCTCGTGATGCCGCCGGAGGAGTGGGCGGTGCTCGGCTGCCGACGGGCGCTGGTGACGGCGGCCGAACTCGACCCCTCCAGGGACAGGGCGCGCATGTACGTCGAGGCGCTCCGCGGCAGCGCgtggggcggcgaggaggccgtgcTGTACGAGACGGAGGGCGAGGGTCACATGTATTATTTCTCCAAAGCCGCGAGATCCAACTCCGTCGTGCCGGAGAAGGCGGCGAAGGAGATGGCCATTGTTGTGTCCTTCATCAAGCGCGTTACATGCACCAGTCCATCGGATTGTAACATTAGATCTACGTTGTGA